aaaaaaaagataggctAGCTAtgaattctttaattaaattactaattaCTTTAAAAGGTTAACTTATTAGAAAATGAATTGAGAATTATATGTGTAgacataaaaagaaatttttttaaaaaaaatagtggattAAATCATCATTAAATTTGGTCTTGAAAAAAGTATTCTCTTttgaataagtttttaaaaaagaaactaatttccaattaaaaatttatattaataataataaaaaatatattattattattatttgttgctAAACcctgggaaagaaaaaaaaaaaaagttgttaaaaTTAAGGAACTACATACCTTGaatcaaacaatgaaatattgggaattcaaaatccaattctctattttcacctataaatagaggtgacttctttgaagaagagaaaattcaaaagagataaaaaaataaaaaaataaaataaaaaattcaaatcaagaaaatgataTCCATGAAGTGTCTTCATACGAGAAAATAAacttcacaaaaagaaaatgagctTCATAAAATCTTCCAGCAAGTTTGGTATAGAGTAGAAGGACGTTCTTCGCAATTTAATAAGTTCTTTTGGGAAAAGACCACTCTACCTCAATTGATCTTCAAGTctaagaaaacaattttgtcGCCGTTTGAGTTGtgatcaaaataaaagaattaaatgaatatatttttttatataaaaaaaattactacaaaGATTGTACCccataatttattgattttaataaatttttgtttgcattatttttttttctatttttttattaattttgtagGACTTCTGAAAATTTGTGTGTAGAATTCGATACATTGCAAGATGAATATCatggatggaaaaaaaaaaaaaagtgtgaaagtAGTGacaaaaaacaaagtaaatgaaataaaagggaaaatggATCCTAAAATTAACATTATTCATTGTGGTagctatatatggaatattaataGTACATCTTTCTAAACATAGTGGaagtgtttttttccttttggtatAATTAATTATCTCCCCTCTCTaagtaaatgagaaaaaagaagcAACAATTGGCACCTACCAACAATGTTGTGGCACCTCTTGCCCCATAACACAAGGGCCCTAGGATGATAACACAAACACTAGGGCTGGATTGGATTTTTTGAGAACATAAAGGCTTATGGTTTTATTTTAGAATgctttctaaaaaaaagttattaaatattagtttttaacgataatttccaattatttataagaataagattctgtttgatttttttttatttttttgtgggcTTGAGAGGACTCAGAGGAGTGATGCTTTTAAAATAATGCTAAAAAGCAAAAGTAATTGGAAATGGGTCTTGCTAAAATTGTATATATGAATTTACTAACTTCAACATAATCAACAATTTAATTACAACCAAATTATGAACTGGCTTCCAACGTAGACCTACCAAGTTTGAGCACCTGTTCAAGGTGGTGGGCCGTGTCCGGAGGGTGGGCCTCCATCCTAGGCCTCTCTGGCAGAACCCACCGGCCGTCGCTGGCCCTCACCATCCCTTTATTCTCATCTTGACGCCAATTTCCCGGCACTCCGTACTCGCTCCTCAGGAAGTCACAGCTCTTGTTCACCAGTGCGATATCCCGCTTCGTCGCCAGGCTGAATTTCCGGTCTTTCCCGTGGTAGCCGTCGACCAAATGCAGCTGGGCTTCAAGGTTATGCGCACAACCAAGGTCATTTGTGGGCTTCAGAAATGGAGAGTGGGTGTGGTCTAATGCCAGTTCCACACCTACATGGGCATAGCTCCAGGGAAAGGAGATCGTCTCCTCTATATACTTTTGGTATTGGAACTTCTCGTTTGTGATGATTCCAGGCACTGTGGGGACTTTATCATGGACATTTATCACTCTCAGGACCTTCACTCCCAGCTCATCACACCTCTCCTTGAACTTGAGATTGCCCACTCGAGGTCCTGAAAAGGAAAAGACTGAAATTGGGATCCTGGATTTGTTCCTTACGTTCAGGTTCATTTCAGCTATGTCATAAGCGCTCAACAAAGCCAAGGCTGCGCCAAGGCTGTGCCCAGTGATCGTTATGCTGATTTCTTCGTCCTTGTACCTCTCAACCAGCCTCTTGATTTCAGCGAGCACTTGTTCTCTAGCCGAGAATGAGCAGTATTTGCAGTTGTTCTCTTTCTTGGTGTACAAATCGTAGAACCCGGACTCGATTTTGATGTTGGGATCGTCTCTGAAATGGGCCGGACAGAGGATGTCCTTGAGGTCGTGTATCCATTCGAGGTATGTGACGGTGCCCCTCCATGCGATTATTATGTCACGCCGGCCTAATCTTTTGATCTCTTTTTCATCTGTTGTAACTGCGATGTAGCCCATCCAGTTTGCGTGGGGGCTCCACACACTGCTCATCTTTGATTTCTGGAAGAAGTTTGGGAGGTTGATGTTGGAGGTTGCGTAGAGATATCTGCTGATTTGGTACCCTCTATCAGCCATGTCCAATTTTTGGAAGAAATGGGCACCTTGGTACTTGCAGGTTCCGCAGTATTTTGAGTGAGGATCGAAGTCGAAGGAGTCGTAGCAGGCCTGCGCAAATTCGCCATATCGGATGATCTCTTTCCGGAGATTGGGGTTCATGGGGTCTAATAGGCCTTCCCAGTTGTTACACCCTTGAATTTCCTCCCAAACATCTTGAAGTGGCTTGTCCTCTTGTTTGAGTTCTCGCGCTGGTTCATGATCCAGCCTGGGGGTTAGGCTTGAAACCGAAGAGCATTTGATCAGTGTTGTAGGCTTTGGGGAAAAGGGTTTGTTTGGAATTGTGAGAACTCTGATGGAGTTGCGGTTCCATCTTCGGAAGACTGATAGAGAAGCCGAGGGGGAGGTGTACGTTGGGTTATTGAGAGTTTGAAGCAGGGAAGCCATGGAAGGCTATCTtcctcccttttttttattttggtgggATAAAGACGCGCTTTATTGGTGaagagacagagagagaaaaaaggatGATGATATCAGCGAGAAAGAGCTAGAAACTGCTATTGAAAATgagttgagagagagagagagagattagtGGTGCAGTAACTGGATCGAGTGGTTGAGTAGGACTTGGGATGCAGAGCGATCAAATCAAAATGAGTTGAACaattggagagagagagatagagagagagagagagagaatagtAGGGCAGTAAGTGGACAGAGTGGCTGAGTACTTGGGATGCAGAGCGATCAAAGCGAGTAGGAAAATTGTGAGGAGCCCAGGTAGCTCCCATGCACTATGGTTGCACCACCTAGGCAAGAGAGGTGTAAATGTGTGTTTTAATCAGAATACAGGGAGACTGGTGGAAATGTGGCTTTAGTTGGATATACAGATAGAAATATATACAACTGGCTTTATGGATTGGTACAATTGTGCAAATGGGTTGGAGAAGGGTCAACATATACTCAATGAGAGCGAGTCAATCAGCAAATTTATGGTAGGTCCCCTCACCGTCCATCCACTGACTAATACTGCTTTTACAACCTAGGTGAAAAATTGTGGAAAACGTGCGGCTTTGGTTGGGAATGCCAGGTAAAAAGGTTGTGCAACACAAAAAATGCTacatacattatatatatatatatatatatatatattaagctTTAAGATGATCAATCCAATGTGACATCACAATATTCCCACAACCTGATGTGTGATAAACTTTGGCTTTGAGTGATTTAAGTTTTGTGTGGTGGGAATATATGCTTAattggatttttgttttttattccaaaagtGGGAAGATTATGTGGTTGCTTCACTGCCCCTATCTCAAAGTGATGGCTGTCTCTCCCCCTTTTTTCTGTTCTTTACGTTATGGTTTTCCACTAAACTTTTAAAAGCAGatgattttgttgtttttttttacttgaaaaggAGATTGATTGGATTTGGGTTTGTAAATATCTAAAATGGGAAtcacatatataatttaatcttattgtcagtatcttaattttatttatttataattttaactcATTTGTTTATACTATAAATatctcatatatttttattcatgtccaattataatttttatcatacacttttaaaacttaaaattacaaattttacatgaaATTGATAACcaaccatttttcaaatatttcctaTAGAATTTAGATAATTTCAGCATAACATGTGATGAGCAAAATGTACCCCATAAGATATTCGACAACATATCTTAATTCTATTCATTTATGGTTTGAGTTCATTTGTTTGTATTATAAATATCTCATATATTTCTAATTGTATTGGATggtctaaattttatcatacattttttaaaattaaaattataaattctttaTGATTTTGATGATAGACTATTTTCCAAGTATTTCCCAAtgaatttagatatttttaacaTGACATGTAATAAGCAAGGTGTACCCCATAAGATATTGACAACATATTGTCAATAGATATGAAGAAGATTGTGTTGATGTGAGAGGactaatgtaaaaatatttttgactaGTTTTTTAACGATTTACACCCAACTCAGTAAATATTATCTAACCCATAAGGCTCTCATAtctctcacaactttaaaatacgTTTACAAAGTTAAGATGAACTTATACTTATGTAGTGTTAGAAATTTTTTCCCATGTTCgaagatataaaagaatttttcacaACTTTGTTCCATTGGAATATTCAAGTTAGGTAAGAGGATTTTGTAAAAataggtatatatatatttgttatgaatgatcaattatatttttgtaagttccaaaaaatgtttagatAAGTTTAAAgtactaaaattgaaaattattttgatttgactATATTTTTGTCTTATATGTGTATTCCAGTTATATGATCCTAATTaacaaaggaaaagatattGACTTTTGTTACCCTTAGTGGGGGTAATAATGATATGAAATCCCAGTTAGTAGGATAATTACTAACCTATGGTATATCATTTGATTGGTTATGGTTCTACCCACTAACATATAAGGAACATATAAGACTTATCACTTCTGTAAGTCCCACTATGATGGACATTTCTgttaacaataaaattatttgttttgaatatGTGTATGTTTATGagaaatttgatttgatatttttatgaaaatagtacatgttatataagtttattccGTGTGATTGTACTCATGTTACAAATACTCcctatttcattttaataaataaataaatgtactTGATCTTGTTCCCTTTATTGAGCTTTTGAGCTCACTTcttttattaaatgttttcaAGTATACTTGATTATGGGAAGGGGTACATAAGTAGGAAGGGtttaagaagttttttttttatttgtttaggtTTGAGActaatttatttggattttagtAATTTTCACTCACTACTACTTTTGAGAGAATTATCATAATTTGGATTTATggatttttatatatgaaataaatttctagttaaattttttttgtaagcTTAATTAATACTTCAAACATGTTTTGTAATTAGCATATCGCTAATTAATTTCAGCTTATTGAGTCATTTTCATGTCAAATCTTTGGGTTTCACATGTGAAATGACTATGGTGTTCTAACATTTGGATTTGGGTTGTCAAGAGTCTTTTAAGAaatataacataattttttttttaattttacaaagtATTAGAGGGAGTGTCAATATCaaccttattttaaaattaactagaaTTCATTGACATGTTGCCTTCCCCCTATACTAATGTTTTAAATTCGATaccaactattattattattattatttttggttaaaacTGTCTAAACTTTAACTTCATCTTAAATATGCATGAAACTCTTTGAGTTTTCAGACATACTCTTATTATCTCCAATAAAATGACTTAAAGCAAATTACTTGATCTTCTAAAACCTAGTTACTCTCAGAGATGTAAAATGGAATTATTTAAAGGCAAAATGTGTAACATAAGTAAATTCATGTAACATAGACACGTGATGCAAATGCCTCTCATGAAATGATACTTATATTTTTCAATCTAATCCATTATGAAACTGTCGTAACTTCATTTTCAAAACCCCACCTACCTATTTGTCATTGGACCCACATCATATGTGGAATGCTAGATATGTAGGACTTACTTTTCCAATTAGTACAATGGGGAAAGTGTTAAGGGAACATAATAGTATCTACCGAATAAAAGATTTCGACTATTAAATACATATGATAAGATTTAGGTCATtagataaaaatacaaataaataaaattgaggtataagaatacaaacaaatagaataagggtaaaataataaaacctaaaaacaTGTTTGTAGCACTAACTAATTGGTGATATCTTTTGGTAAATACCAAAAAAGTGCACTCATATATCGTAGCTAGACCCTACAAATAGGTATATGATCAAGTGTACTAAACCAATTGTTATCAGCTACTTGCCACTTGTATGGATAGAATAAATGGTGGATATATAATAATTGTGGAAGAGTAGACTTAACTCTGCAAGATTTTTGTATCTTTCAATTCTTTGAATATGACACCCTAATTATCTCATCTTCAATACCCAATTGCTGTTTTGAGAAAGTGTTAGTGTTTTTCATTTGTTGGCAATTCTTATCCAACCAATTGAGTGATGGATTCATGTCTCTTTCAATATTATCGAACAATTCATTATCAAGAAGGTTTTTCAAACTTTAGGTTACAAAATTTTATCAAGGTAGTTTAGTTATATGCATCATTGCATAAATGGTATGAGTGGATTTTGTTATCAATCATCATCACAATTaaataatgttataaaaaaagaaaagataaaaaagggaAGCATTATAACAAAGGACTAATGCATGGTTGGATCAATGgatcattttcaaatgtaagtcatatgaaatcaaaattaaatgtattcgataaatcaaatattatttcgaCAATTATACGAGATTAAAAGACTAATCAATATCACTTAAGGATGATGAGTCATCCTCTATGTAGTATTGGATAATTTTTACACTATTATAGAATGGATTgattgataataaatttatttttattagctAAATTATGTTAAAGATGCGAGTGCAATTAATGATCATATAGAGTTTATTGATTTTTGtgtgaaaacaaaatgattttGTAGATAGGAGGAACCTCGAGCTCTGTATAAGATATAATTGAAAGACATTGTGCTTCCAAAGatatttagagtttgtttgataactgtattcgagaacaattttttattcttcagaACAAAAAGctagaaaaatgcatttaatatcaaaaaagtattttctattttatcttaAGAATATAATACAtggtattttttaataatatcttttaattgttttcaattgttttctaatacctattttaaaaataattatacaaatacttaaaatgattaaaaaaaataaagcatgaaacataaaagttatttttaaagcaaattttaaaatattaaaaataggttaaaaatatttcaggtttctaaacaagtttttttttctacaaaacattagagaataattttcaaaaaactgttttcaaaaactattttttaaaacagttactAAACAGACccttagttatttatttttattaatatttgaatggTATTATGTActatataaacatttttttatctttacaaaaaataattacttgtttcgtcttattttatcttattaagataaaattttgagggatgatattttttttttaaaaataataataatttaatatatttttaaaattttaaatttattatgtttttattttatataactaagataagatatttgaaatttgatatattttctcaaaatatcgaaatttaatatattattattttatataattaagacaaaaatttgaaaattaataagttaaaaaaacagtAATTTAACATAATTctaaatatcccaaaataccaaagtggattacaataacaaaaaattgtgaTGATTAATCATATagttagttaaaaaaaaattagtaattggGTAGCAATTAGGGTTCTTAATTGTGTTTGGTTTTAGGcaaatgttaaaattttctatttcaaatttcattggTTACATCCCTTATTTGTATGTTGTTTTTACATCTATGATTTGTGATTGAAATGTGCATTCAATTTTTAAGTAacattcatgaatttttaaatttcatcatgaAATGTGTATTCATGATTTTTGTTGGTTTCCATTTTTGagtaacaaatatttaaaaaaaaaaaatccaaatttgatTGAGAAATAAGAGAGAACATTTAGaaacaatttatataaattatattcaattttttttaataataactttttaaattcactggaaaaattatttctaagttaaattacataaaattaagGTAGTCTGATTTATTAAGCAACATGATACGCATATTAAGCTCAAATcctataaaatcaaaattttaagaaaattggtaattcaatatgatattaaaatttggattgaTAGGAATATTAGaacccaaattttgtaaatttaaatttttaggaaaattcgATAGTACaagatgatttatttataggtcatttttttctaatataatttagtTTAGATTTGAATGAGAAATCTAATGGggttaataaaattaaatcacgAATTaatcagaaaataaaaattatatcttagGGAGTTGCATAAACTGTAGAAGAAGAGGCTTTTTCAGAAACCTGTCACTCACCTCTTGGATTAATGGGTGGAAACCAAAATTGATGTCTACAGCTAACCACCTGTGAGAATATAAAGAGCAGTGAATGAATGGGTCAAATAAATACAGCCATGCATGCACAGCACTGCACTCAGAAAAGAACTTTgcttttatcaattttcataCAAATGGAATTCTCATCGTCTCATTTTCAAACCCATGTGAACTGTATAAAAGTGTGATCtggtttctttttcaaaatccattAGAGTGTGGGGAGGTGGATATGTGGGGCTTGTTGATCCTTGACTCTTTAAATTGTCTCCTCTTCTCGTTGGCATGGTTGGTATGCCTATTAATTATTCATGGAAAATATAGGTCTCTCTCGAAGCTACTTCTAAGTTCTATGAGAAATCTAAACAATCATTTCAAGTCATTTTTTgagatattatttcaaactagATTTTCTAAACAttcttccaataaaaaaaaaaaatcatataaaaatttattaatagcacacttccaatttaaataaatatttattttggaaattcattcTCATGGAAATTTAGTTTGCATATGGAAATCCAAAATccactttttaattattttatccaaatttacatatatttccaaaaatcatgtcatatatcaaatatgcataaataaggaaaaatatgacaaaatatggaaaaataaaaacccatgAGAATGAAAATTTGGTAAGCCcaaattttagattttctaaaaatccaaaaataccaAAGATACCTACAACAAAAATTAGCAttagaaaattagaaagaaaaaaaaaacccttaaaataCCTCTAAACCCTTAAAGTTACAATTTTCTGTCGTTAGAGTTGCTTGAAGTGTTCTAGATCTAAGGGCAGTTGAGCACTCGATGACTACTCAAATGCTGGTCTAGTAGCTCAAGCACTACCACTGTAATCTCAAATTCAAGAGCCATCCAAACTCTTCTTCAACCACCTTTTCATTCGAAATCTAACCTTTTTCCAGTTGGGAATCCACCATGGATGTTCTATGATCGATTGGATTACCTCCATACATCTCAAGGGTCACATAGAATAGAAAATCAGCCTTTACATTGAAAGCAAAAACCTATACTCCTTCAAACCAAAGTTTACATCCAATCTATGGAACAAGAATCTTTTACATTCcaataaaaaatcctaaaccCCTTATGGGGTGTACAACCCATGTATGAGATTAAAATTACAACTCATCCATTCAATGAACACATATAAATTGGCACACCCATAGATTCATCTTTTTGGGCCATGAGACGGAAACCAAAGTTAGCACATCCTAGAAAGGATTCTAGCATGCTTAAAGCCTAATCTTGGGTTTGATAATAGTTGTAGAGAAATCTGGATTACTTCGTTTTTTAGCCCTAAATCAATTAGGTGCATGCAATCTTTCTAGGGCTCTCTAGATCCTAGCAATGGAATCAAATAGGCAATAAAAACTTTACAAAATCTAGATCTAATGCGTTTGAAGAGTTTACCTAGATTGGATGTTCTTAAATCAATTCATATTGGTGTAGAAAACACTAAAATTGTAGAAGATCTCGTAAACACAGTTTTCTACCTGATGACGCCTCTTTGAATCCAAACATTCAAATGATAGAGATCTAACAAAGAGTGAAGGTTAGGGCTCTTTCTATGTAGATAGGAAGCAAAAGTGAAGCTCCCTTAAGAAAGGTATTTTGTAGGCTTCCCATAAACTAAAGTAATTTATGTTTATCTGGGCTTGAATCACATAATCTAgcctaaaaaaatgttataattgattaattagtacaATTGgacttcaattaatcaattagtttaATCCAAAGATATCGTTTACAAGctcttgtgcaaccttacatatTTACTAAAACGCTCTTATGCATACAAGTGAACTAAAAATCCATATAACCTTCATAAATCATGTCataaaggaatatgagctcGAAAAAAAACCACTATGACCCGTAGGAAAATATTAACTCTTTTAGAATACAAttataaagttgattcaacatcccactataaaaAGTCATCTACATTctagtatcttatgtaaatTACAATAAGATATAAGTAACCTACCATCCACTATATACAGTCTTCTCATGAATCgatgtttgtaatctaacaatgTAAATgatatcaacctttcaagattatTTTTATCATCCTTGAATTATAGATCctctcctattatgtgatcaattgacatacttaaACTCACAAAGAACATATGTTAAATTCTAGtttaaaaatgaacatattttcTTAGGGTCACCCAAAAGGACACACTATCTCACACtctatgagatattatggtgcaTATCTTTAGAATATCTATTGTCATATACTTTAATCCAAAGTGATCCAATTTGTAAGGAATTTAACTATATTAAGATCTCACCAAAAGTCAAAGCTACTAAATACCTCAACACtaacttaatattttcttaaggttgagagtctataCAACATAGTAACTTAGTAGATCATGTCTACCCAATAgccaatgtcatgattcattgtagATTTAatccaatatgtaaccatacacaatAGTGTATTCACTTTGGAAAACCTACTTTgatgataaagataaattatcctttcaattagaaggtagtgcaGTATTATCTTTAATGGATTGCCCAATTTTATGAACTGATTATGAATAATTAGGAGGTAGTTTAGTATTAtttctttacaaaaataagaaatcataatgaataatttattaatggaaacttattttgttacatcattCATGTTTTTCTATGGTAGTATTTTTACTAAAATGCTTTTATGCACACTGTATGATTAAATCTTATATCCCTCAAAATTTTGTATTAACAAAGAGTGTGAGTTTGAGTAGGAACCATTGAGACAGAAAAATACTAATTcactcataatccaattctaaagttactcaatatttcattaaaaagagTCAATTACACTCTAATATCTTATTATATTATAcagaatgaaaatatattaaatcctatttaattaaattctaaGTGTATGACTTACTATTCACTACATGCAATATAACCATGAGTTGGTgaccataatctaacaaggtagtatcTATCAACTTCACAAAAATACTTCTATAATCCTTGAATTTCGAATCCTATTATTTTGTGATCAACATACATACTCTAATCCACAAATGATATATGTCTTATCCTACTTAATGAATTTTGTAACCACACACATTTCACGATTACAATTTCTTAGAATCATCTAAGGGAACACGCTATCTTAATCTCATGATATATTATAGTGTAtctcttgaaaatatttgttatcACTTGTTTTAATCAATAATGACTTAAAATATATGACTACCTTAGTGTTTTATCTATATGTTAAAGTCAATGAAAACCTTAGaactaacataatatcatattaAAGTTGAGAGCTTTTGTAGCATAGTAGTTTGATGAAGTTATGACTACTTAATAACTAATGTCACGACTCACTATAGATCCTATCGAATATATAACCATACACATTAATGTACTTACTATGAGAAATTCATTTCAATGATCAAAATAAATCATCATTCTAATTAGAAGGTAATGCATTACAATCTTTAATAAATTACTTAGGTCCATAAACCGGTTGTAAACCACTTATCAATGTGTAAGCAACTCATAACCTAAATATTTCATGTAATTCCTAATGTACTCAATTCATGTGTTATACAAGTGATATATAACTGAAGAGACATACATTTCATTATCTTTGTTTTCCGATTATAGATATGAAAAGGggataaattaattgaaatgaattagtcaaaattatgaaataaaaaaattgaatttcaaatttcaaaatttggcaTGAATTATAAGATACCTATTCACATCCATCACGACTTCACTCTGCCTACCCTTTTTAGGTACTTCTAATCAAGAatacatttataatttgaatatatattcgATATTATATTGAACTTTTAATATGAATCCCTTACATGCATAACTAAAtctatcttattaaaaaaatgtacaaataaacaaaacttaaCCACAAATAAAATGGAATGAGGTACATGAAATgcaatttaactaaaaaaagaGACATAGATGACAAAGATATGAGATttagtgaaaaacaaaattaaaactattgtcaaaataagaagaaatgaaacttatgtcattatgtgatcaattttaattgattatcaccttttaatttgatatgaaataaaaataaataaaattccctCTCATATAACCCACTCCTTTcctcgtttatttatttatttatttttattttgcaaaagattattttgttttatgttttgttgATAAAGCCAAGATGGAAGTGTAAAGGGCGGCTGCATTCTCAAGTTAGGTAAGAATTGAAAGTTTGTCTAATAGTGCCAAGTATGTCGTCATATTTGATGGCATACTTGAAGTAGACTCTCCGCCTACTCTTAA
The sequence above is drawn from the Vitis riparia cultivar Riparia Gloire de Montpellier isolate 1030 chromosome 6, EGFV_Vit.rip_1.0, whole genome shotgun sequence genome and encodes:
- the LOC117915554 gene encoding phospholipase A1-Igamma3, chloroplastic; the encoded protein is MASLLQTLNNPTYTSPSASLSVFRRWNRNSIRVLTIPNKPFSPKPTTLIKCSSVSSLTPRLDHEPARELKQEDKPLQDVWEEIQGCNNWEGLLDPMNPNLRKEIIRYGEFAQACYDSFDFDPHSKYCGTCKYQGAHFFQKLDMADRGYQISRYLYATSNINLPNFFQKSKMSSVWSPHANWMGYIAVTTDEKEIKRLGRRDIIIAWRGTVTYLEWIHDLKDILCPAHFRDDPNIKIESGFYDLYTKKENNCKYCSFSAREQVLAEIKRLVERYKDEEISITITGHSLGAALALLSAYDIAEMNLNVRNKSRIPISVFSFSGPRVGNLKFKERCDELGVKVLRVINVHDKVPTVPGIITNEKFQYQKYIEETISFPWSYAHVGVELALDHTHSPFLKPTNDLGCAHNLEAQLHLVDGYHGKDRKFSLATKRDIALVNKSCDFLRSEYGVPGNWRQDENKGMVRASDGRWVLPERPRMEAHPPDTAHHLEQVLKLGRSTLEASS